A single genomic interval of Penaeus vannamei isolate JL-2024 chromosome 33, ASM4276789v1, whole genome shotgun sequence harbors:
- the LOC113800667 gene encoding uncharacterized protein produces MFTWLMLSCLLGFSLAEVQDYQICYKGNSAAENSCMKVDVDRLAMKIHFHMPESDDFDDVETLEDYSVGLAASRVVSQEACYVRRLVKSFEQQVAFIKGHQDDGMRVESDVRVSAVSLDNPEEEIGSDLANFCGDLPVYKLVSEEQNDSVQDRRQVSVTFTRCVLLCFIPRCFTTTLTLPTGSTITFGWLFFG; encoded by the exons ATGTTCACTTGGCTGATGCTCTCCTGCCTCTTAGGCTTCTCCCTGGCTGAGGTTCAG GATTACCAAATATGTTACAAGGGAAACAGCGCCGCTGAAAACAGCTGCATGAAAGTGGATGTAGACCGCCTTGCCATGAAAATTCACTTCCACATGCCTGAATCCGACGACTTCGATGACGTGGAAACTCTGGAGGATTATAGTGTG GGTCTAGCAGCATCTCGAGTTGTGTCCCAGGAAGCGTGTTACGTGAGGCGACTGGTTAAATCTTTCGAGCAACAAGTAGCCTTCATCAAAGGCCATCAGGATGATGGCATGAGGGTTGAGTCTGACGTCAGAGTTTCCGCTGTTTCCCTCGACAATCCCGAGGAGGAGATCGGCTCGGATCTTGCCAATTTCTGTGGCGACCTTCCCGTTTACAAACTGGTGAGTGAAGAACAGAATGACAGTGTACAAGACCGTCGTCAAGTGAGCGTCACTTTCACCCGCTGCGTCCTGCTGTGTTTCATTCCCAGGTGCTTCACCACCACGCTCACGCTCCCCACTGGCTCCACCATCACTTTTGGCTGGCTCTTCTTTGGCTAA
- the LOC113800781 gene encoding uncharacterized protein yields MLHKNVLQELYHSTLDGLLDRFSFRKNLAFLMLRQKLQSQQISDIYWMVRELKGQSTVPSDVKMLRIVSLAVTLAVCVARPNQWDDQLGLFPADGGDSQPILPRAVANPTTPNQILDAVLEGAIAYMEALGWCGSKNVQNGESDLPFQVNSDGSSSENFSITKANVTGLCSLRRSKSASFNTDQSVLSGSVVVENARANADYTVTFAGVGEAPAQTVSGQVVERVDKLFADIQINLNNLVPQNIASYTARSGHDLLESASNLDGNNMKDVHSAGFRKALREILEKTMASNVKVQINKSIQDMKNA; encoded by the exons ATGCTACATAAAAATGTGTTGCAAGAATTATACCACAGCACATTAGACGGATTATTAGACAG ATTTTCTTTTCGAAAGAATTTGGCCTTCCTAATGTTACGTCAGAAACTACAGTCTCAGcaaatatcagatatatattgGATGGTAAGAGAGCTCAAGGGACAGTCGACGGTACCATCAG ACGTAAAAATGTTGAGGATCGTAAGCCTGGCAGTGACTTTGGCCGTGTGCGTGGCACGACCTAACCAATGGGACGACCAGCTTGGGCTCTTCCCTGCCGACGGCGGAGACTCTCAGCCCATCTTGCCTCGCGCCGTCGCCAACCCTACCACGCCCAACCAGATACTCGACGCAGTGCTCGAAGGAGCTATCGCATACATGGA AGCACTAGGATGGTGTGGATCCAAAAACGTGCAGAACGGAGAGTCAGACCTGCCCTTCCAAGTCAACTCTGACGGAAGCAGCTCCGAGAACTTCAGCATCACTAAGGCCAACGTGACTGGACTCTGCTCCCTGCGCCGCTCCAAGTCCGCTTCCTTCAACACCGACCAA AGTGTGCTCTCCGGTTCAGTTGTCGTGGAAAACGCTCGTGCCAACGCCGACTACACGGTAACCTTTGCCGGTGTTGGAGAAGCTCCAGCCCAGACTGTTTCTGGTCAGGTTGTAGAACGTGTGGACAAGCTGTTCGCAGATATCCAGATCAACTTGAATAACCTTGTGCCTCAGAACATCGCCAGCTACACCGCGAGATCGGGTCACGACCTGCTTGAAAGTGCAAGCAACTTGGACGGCAACAATATGAAGGACGTTCACAGCGCCGGCTTCAGGAAGGCTTTGCGAGAGATCCTGGAGAAAACCATGGCTTCCAACGTGAAGGTGCAGATTAACAAGTCCATCCAGGATATGAAGAATGCTTAA
- the LOC138867964 gene encoding uncharacterized protein codes for MASSEVNIIMPIWWCFSRSKSSSFPKVVRYSEGYINFADDFTSPVVAILDHTMFTWLMLSCLLGFSLAEVQDYQICYKGNSAAENSCMKVDVDRLAMKIHFHMPESDDFDDVETLEDYSVGLAASRVVSQEACYVRRLVKSFEQQVAFIKGHQDDGMRVESDVRVSAVSLDNPEEEIGSDLANFCGDLPVYKLVSEEQNDSVQDRRQVSVTFTRCVLLCFIPTCFTTTLTLPTGSTITFGWLFFG; via the exons ATGGCAAGTAGCGAAGTCAACATTATCATGCCAATTTG GTGGTGCTTTAGTAGGAGCAAGAGTTCTTCATTTCCAAAGGTCGTACGGTATTCTGAGGGATATATAAACTTCGCGGACGATTTCACATCACCAGTGGTAGCTATCCTTG ATCACACCATGTTCACTTGGCTGATGCTCTCCTGCCTCTTAGGCTTCTCACTGGCTGAGGTTCAG GATTACCAAATATGTTACAAGGGAAACAGCGCCGCTGAAAACAGCTGCATGAAAGTGGATGTAGACCGCCTTGCCATGAAAATTCACTTCCACATGCCTGAATCTGACGACTTCGATGACGTGGAAACTCTGGAGGATTATAGTGTG GGTCTAGCAGCATCTCGAGTTGTGTCCCAGGAAGCGTGTTACGTGAGGCGACTGGTTAAATCTTTCGAGCAACAAGTAGCCTTCATCAAAGGCCATCAGGATGATGGCATGAGGGTTGAGTCTGACGTCAGAGTTTCCGCTGTTTCCCTTGACAATCCTGAGGAGGAGATCGGCTCGGATCTTGCCAACTTCTGTGGCGACCTTCCCGTTTACAAACTGGTGAGTGAAGAACAGAATGACAGTGTTCAAGACCGTCGTCAAGTGAGCGTCACCTTCACCCGCTGCGTCCTGCTGTGTTTCATTCCTACGTGCTTCACCACCACGCTCACGCTCCCCACTGGCTCCACCATCACTTTTGGCTGGCTCTTCTTTGGCTAA
- the LOC113800613 gene encoding uncharacterized protein encodes MLRIVSLAVTLAVCVARPNQWDDQLGLFPADGGDSQPILPRAVANPTTPNQILDAVLEGAIAYMEALGWCGSKNVQNGESDLPFQVNSDGSSSENFSITKANVTGLCSLRRSKSASFNTDQSVLSGSVVVENARANADYTVTFAGVGEAPAQTVSGQVVERVDKLFADIQINLDNLVPQNIASYTARSGHDLLESASNLDGNNMKDVHSAGFRKALREILEKTMASNVKVQINKSIQDMKNA; translated from the exons ATGTTGAGGATCGTAAGCCTGGCAGTGACTTTGGCCGTGTGCGTGGCACGACCCAACCAATGGGACGACCAGCTTGGGCTCTTCCCTGCCGACGGCGGAGACTCTCAGCCCATCTTGCCTCGCGCCGTCGCCAACCCTACCACGCCCAACCAGATACTCGACGCAGTGCTCGAAGGAGCTATCGCATACATGGA AGCACTAGGATGGTGTGGATCCAAAAACGTGCAGAACGGAGAGTCAGACCTGCCCTTCCAAGTCAACTCTGACGGAAGCAGTTCCGAGAACTTCAGCATCACTAAGGCCAACGTGACTGGACTCTGCTCCCTGCGCCGCTCCAAGTCCGCTTCCTTCAACACCGACCAG AGTGTGCTCTCCGGTTCGGTTGTCGTGGAAAACGCTCGTGCCAACGCCGACTACACGGTAACCTTTGCCGGTGTTGGAGAAGCTCCAGCCCAGACTGTTTCTGGTCAAGTTGTAGAGCGTGTGGACAAGCTGTTCGCAGATATCCAGATCAACTTGGACAACCTTGTGCCTCAGAACATCGCCAGCTACACCGCAAGATCGGGTCACGACCTGCTTGAAAGTGCAAGCAACTTGGACGGCAACAATATGAAGGACGTTCACAGCGCCGGCTTCAGGAAGGCTTTGCGAGAGATCCTGGAGAAAACCATGGCTTCCAACGTGAAGGTGCAGATTAACAAGTCCATCCAGGATATGAAGAATGCTTGA